In the genome of Arachis stenosperma cultivar V10309 chromosome 6, arast.V10309.gnm1.PFL2, whole genome shotgun sequence, the window AGGTCTTGAAGAATCTGTAAATCTGGCTCAGATGGATACTTAAAGCTTACATAGCTAAACTCAATTTCACCTTTTAAACAATCCAGTGTTGTACCAGACTCATCACTTGGATCTATATTTGACTTCATATCAAGTAGTCCAAATATGGAAGAAGCAGTTGACTTGACTTTGCTAGAATCAGGAGCAACTGAACTTGACTGGGAAATTAGAGAAGGAAGCTTCTAATGATTAACTCTGATATGTTTAATCAAATTAAGTGGTGCTAAAAGAGTTAGTACTAAGTACCCTTAAAACATCTGATAATGATGTCTTGCCATCCTTCACAAATCTAGCTCCAGCATAGAAACAGGTTGCATAGACACAGtagagaaagaaaaatgaaacCCCAAATCCTACTCTACTGATCAagccttttctttttcctttttccatTGGACCTTCATATTTCTTTCAGTATAGCTTCATAACTGTTTCTTCAGCATAGAAAGATGCTACTGTTCTTATACTTCCAACTGCATCATGAGCAACCTGGCTTCCTTCCTCATACATCCGATGCATCAAATTTGCATATTATTATACATAGATATAGAATTACTCATATAGCATTATTGTATAAGAAAGGTTTAATTCTTAAACTGTTTCCTTAATATCCTTCcgtaaaaaaggaaaaaatgcGGTGCTTTCTAAAAATTAAGCAACActtttacttaaaaaatatttaaagaagaacaaaaaaacaactttttgaaaaaatcaCAAAACTCTCGATTATCATCCAAAGAAACACAACAATAATAAACTCACTCAAAGAATTGGCCACGTAATCAAAACAAGGTCTAAGCAAAGGACCTACATTCATCCTTCCATTTGAATCAATTTGTCAACTCTCCTTTAAGAATAGACAAAGCTATAATAGAAAGACGAAAGTGAAGCAGAAGCAAGGTATATATATCAGAGTACGTATGTAGTAGGATTTAACCGAATGTacaatttattaattataaaaaaatactattcaTACATAAAATCAGCTATTAAaatctattattatatatttatatataatttaatttatttttactcaGGAATGGATTCATAAATATTATCATGGGAGGCCaataatacatataatattaaaaattatgtaaaaaattatataatataagatgtattacaaaaatacaccgacagagaatatattttaaagtacaaaaaatatgtaggtattttttactaataaagTGGTCGATTCTtcatatcataaaatttatcaataatagaatttgtgtcaaatttttcagcaattttcttttcaatataattaaaagataattagCAAAAAATTCATCTTTCATTTTGTTTCTTAGTTATTTTTAACAATATTCATAGTTAAAAAAGATCTCTTAGTTATAGCAGTTGAAACAGAGAGAATTAATaccaaatgaataaaaaatgatggtcacaaaaaaaatttactttatgagatttgaaatttttatttaattaaaaatattagtaataatatcttttcagttttttttaatattattacttattttttagatattaaaaattattaatatttaaattagactgaacttttatttatactagactaaatactaaatatttttttaaattaaattatacataataacttattactattaatttttttaaaaagagatgGGGTCGAGGCCTCTACTCGCCCCCTTATGTCCATCCCTGTTTttattgcatattttatattttaatatatattttataataatactaattttaatattttaatatatataatatttttttatcgaAGATAAAGAGACTCGAATATACAATATCTTAAATAATGAATATGAAAAGACTATATCATTTGAATTATAActcattaattaatatataatattattatttaattattttcaaaacatGCATCTTTACTATATTAActatattataaatatactaaaaataattactaaaattaattattaatataaaatatatacaaaaatataaaatatatcttaaaaataaattgaataatatatatttatatatattaactattttatgcttaattttagtataaatgatattttttatttcatggGATCACGTAAACACTAAATAGGCAAAGATCTTAACATATGCATTATTGATTGAGAGATATTAAAAAAGAGcttatgataataataatatcatataTCCATGAGAGTATGCATTTGATGGAGGAAGGGATGGCGATGATCTTGTTCAACGCACCATGTCATCAAACGAATTCCTTTGTTTGGGAGGAGGGTGAGAGGCATGTACCCCACAATTCCTACGGGGATTATGCTTGACCCTTGTATGGGCACCACGTGTACCGCTGGACCCCACCCGTAGTCAACTTGGTTGAATCCCAGCCTCCCCCACTCCGATATGAAGAGCGTCCTGTAGCTCAAAGGAGGGGCAAAAGGGTCATCCCCACAGTCACCCTTCAAATACTTGCCAAACTCGGAGGGTAATTTGGTCTTTGCATCTTGTATCATTTTCACCACATCGAAGAGCGATGCGTCTCTGAGCGACTCGTAGGAAGCGGTGATCGTCACTGGGAAGAAACAGTTGCCGTAGAAGCCAGCGGGGAGAGGAGGGTCCAAGATTTGACGGCAGTTAGCGAAGAACACAAGCTTCAGCTCGGCGTTGGGTTCGAAATCAATGGCTCTTGCTCTGCTTGTCCATAATCCCGCGGCTACGACTTCGAAGGAAGAGCAAGCGAGTCCGGTGAGCCGCTGAAATTCTTGCTTGAGGTTGTTGATTCGATGCATGGGGATGTCTACGGTAGCGTGTTCTAGCTTGTAGTTTGGCATGGTTGGTGGTAGTTTAGGGAGTGGAGGTGGCGacggtgatggtggtggtgagGGAGCGAAGTGTCTGTGCCAGAGCGGTTCAATGGTGGGGTTGTGAAGACCTCTAGCTAGCTCCCCTACGGCGTTGAGAAATTGGGCAGCACCAAGGCCATCGCATATGGTGTGGCAGAATACGAGGCCTATCACAAATCCTCCACATCCAAATTGTGTCACCTGATCATAAGATGCATGAAAAATCATTCAATCTAACGGGCAaccaaaatcaaaacaaaaaaatacccGCCCACAAAAAAATTGCCGCTAAATTAGTTGTGGagcatgttttaaaaaaaaaaaatgataaagtaCGTGAGAGagcatttttattaaaatttagtcaaaCACTTAATTATTTTACATCATTAGCACTTAACTATTCTATATTAATATCATCTTacatcattaaaaatattaataataattaattaataattatatattacaaattttATTGTCCCTAAcactctttttttaaaaattataattttattatattttatattttaatatatgttatatatacataactaatttaataactaatttttatgtacaacaaatatgtatataataaaaGTTAGTTAATGTTATATCTGATTAATGactcaaaataaattaaagatttttattaatatctctatttttatacttttaaaatttatgatttgatatttaaaatttaatatttaaaatttaaaaaataatgttttCTCCAATTGTTAGGCCAAAATTATTGTTGGTCATGTATTGGTCAACTTGaataatcaaatctttttttaaagtaattaatgactgattttagtatacgaatatcatttttaaagattttttaatgaatttaaaaaaaatttaaaagtcaaaataaaatatatattttttagaaattataattgattttttaaaaatattttaatataataaataaataaataatattattatatgattatattaaaatataattaataaaaaatatttttatataaaatattcaaacatcaaattatttttttattttttaaaaaacttgcCCAAAAAAATCCGTTATGTATTTGCattgtataaatacatgtgatatttattttgtaccttatattttatattttaacatatattatatatacataattaatttgataattgatttttttgtgtACAATTACTAtgtttataataaaaattagttcaTATTATCAAGATTAGGTTATATCTGATTAATGACtcgaaataaaattaaaacttattaatattaatatttttacactattagaatttataaatctgtatttaaaatttaaaatttaatacttaattaaaattaaaaaaatattattttttccaAGTGTTAGGCCAAAAATATTGTTGGTCATGTATTGGTGAACTCGAATAATCAAAATCTTTTATATAGTTAACTAAATAACGTTTATCAAGTCAAAGACATATATACCTGCATTTTGACAAGGGGGTCAATGCCTTCGGTTTGAGGAACATCATCAGGAAGAAGATGATCATATGGAATAGACTGAATGTCATCAAAGAAATGAAGAGATTGAAGAGTGCAATCAGTAGAAGCCTCAACAAACCAGGCACCGTCCCCGGAGCATTGAACTTGGAGGCACCCTGCTTCATCATTTTGTTCCGATTTGTGAATGAGGCGCCCAGCAAGAGGGTAGTAAGGAACCAATGCTCTAGACAAGGCTTCTCTTATGACACTTGCAGCTTCAGGGCCATGCCTGAACACATGCAACGTTCTGGCATCGCACCTTAGAACAGGTATCTTATCGATTAATGATAGGTCTAGTGTGGTCAATGGTGTCTCTTCAGCTGGCTTAACGACACTACGTTTTGTTCTTATCACACACATGGTGCCCATCAAGGTTGCTATGGAGATCCAATTTTTGGCATATCAATATGAATTCTGACTAATGTTAATTTATAATTGATCAAATCTTTATACTggaatatttttctatttcagGTTCTTGGCTTTTAAGTCTGAACTTTTTGTTTGGTGGATTAAGTACAAAACTGCACTCCTCCGCCaaccatttttaattttttattcttcttattCTTGTTATTATTACTAACCATATTAGATATccaacaaatattattttttatcttcactaacaataatttgtatttatatttataaatattttacatataaaaagtatataatttATTTGTACTT includes:
- the LOC130936197 gene encoding acyl transferase 4, which translates into the protein MGTMCVIRTKRSVVKPAEETPLTTLDLSLIDKIPVLRCDARTLHVFRHGPEAASVIREALSRALVPYYPLAGRLIHKSEQNDEAGCLQVQCSGDGAWFVEASTDCTLQSLHFFDDIQSIPYDHLLPDDVPQTEGIDPLVKMQVTQFGCGGFVIGLVFCHTICDGLGAAQFLNAVGELARGLHNPTIEPLWHRHFAPSPPPSPSPPPLPKLPPTMPNYKLEHATVDIPMHRINNLKQEFQRLTGLACSSFEVVAAGLWTSRARAIDFEPNAELKLVFFANCRQILDPPLPAGFYGNCFFPVTITASYESLRDASLFDVVKMIQDAKTKLPSEFGKYLKGDCGDDPFAPPLSYRTLFISEWGRLGFNQVDYGWGPAVHVVPIQGSSIIPVGIVGYMPLTLLPNKGIRLMTWCVEQDHRHPFLHQMHTLMDI